A genomic stretch from Anoplolepis gracilipes chromosome 16, ASM4749672v1, whole genome shotgun sequence includes:
- the LOC140674744 gene encoding uncharacterized protein produces the protein ESELRDELWFIEFGRGAALPLTPEEAPADGEPVVPCAQGRVVIETARPAPPHFATCSTYRRPLLSRTSNEVSVSDGTIPSSSGTEQSQQEQEHQYQKTRKGAVSRGTTTTPQSPATRPDDLGVTPWYLEDNPTTDTSPGPCDRSSYPLYSHADSGRPDFSSTRNSSIEGELPRPAAPVPRRACMDLKAAMALLDETCPNVEPSPSLTPKTPRTPLTPYTSRSKRARSKSSDNSSNYSNDQPSDRSFETLKEKDKDKKRPFLWKIGISKTEDRPFLAKLTPRIIGKPYLEKIGPSRAVEKPFLDKIGSSKTLDKFIFETPRNERRNEIRNERKVNYTVKNHAGMKNNVSRHDTKEMITTKENIENTVQKALATSHSEEVQHKSLETSEATHERRRSGKEFLLKMYSFETEDLESTVPTKNALRDSFLDNVLDSGPSSLPTENSDEQITPRPELEKRPTSVTAELLKCRVTTSEEIISSSITCLNSSSDANSWSNSPRRALRAKKDSALNRRKIFQGSCEVVRSDDSTPNSPTKRPISSVSPDREFRNSILEREILSPTKTRRSVVEDIGRMENTHRSIKNHNQFERRGISSDNLLAKDALSFVTASRTITDNIGRTREISSEDSLATRRNEYTKETFKQLQDKFRLQEIPMESYAAFKRRTRGAQSALSRHRLNLLPAESNIILKSTFGTEDIAKAIEDVAKVDTNAIETGEEKRNLSREGTVRSILRKQEGIDHPSDHESDTNSSIRRPKRRIFHEPSQETMDLLTELRKVKSLLKTPSWEKDLDLDQKPVQMPKRILLTDKEFCLSVERENSVRRPSRIINSLETTQEGKATSNRENKEDKENQSNSETKVDRKSSGPALFEKRCLSLDYADEEKPQKPEARAISLASTRDLPFEAEETDDYPDLTLNYDSKSCSSDVFNSPSEEIDRKVDELISEQPKKPSQNHCAEVDIAIPIDQRINNPKGEDVQERTSDLYEIISPRSTPFRVKKRLGKISVEETVKPENFTLGSKVDCRSVVTQKRTKCVPL, from the coding sequence GAAAGCGAGTTGAGGGACGAGCTGTGGTTCATCGAATTCGGTCGGGGAGCAGCGCTGCCGCTGACTCCGGAGGAAGCACCAGCAGATGGGGAACCGGTCGTGCCCTGCGCTCAAGGTCGCGTCGTCATCGAGACGGCAAGGCCGGCGCCACCGCACTTTGCTACCTGCTCTACTTATCGCAGACCGCTCCTCAGCCGCACGTCAAACGAGGTGTCGGTCAGCGATGGAACGATACCATCGTCGAGTGGCACCGAACAGAGTCAGCAGGAGCAGGAGCACCAATATCAGAAGACTCGCAAAGGCGCTGTCAGCAGGGGCACGACGACAACGCCGCAGAGTCCCGCCACGAGGCCGGATGACCTCGGCGTGACGCCCTGGTACCTGGAAGATAATCCGACAACGGACACATCGCCGGGACCGTGTGACCGGAGCTCGTATCCCTTGTATTCGCACGCCGACAGCGGCAGACCGGATTTCAGTTCGACAAGAAATAGCAGCATCGAAGGTGAATTGCCGAGGCCGGCGGCCCCTGTTCCTCGGCGGGCCTGCATGGATTTGAAGGCTGCGATGGCGCTGCTGGACGAGACCTGCCCGAACGTGGAACCAAGTCCGTCTCTCACTCCGAAAACGCCCAGGACGCCGCTCACGCCATACACGTCGCGGAGCAAGAGGGCCCGCTCCAAGAGCAGCGACAACTCCTCCAACTACAGCAACGATCAGCCGAGCGATCGCTCGTTCGAGACTCTCAAGGAGAAAGACAAGGATAAGAAGAGGCCGTTCTTGTGGAAAATCGGCATCTCCAAAACGGAGGATCGTCCGTTCCTGGCAAAACTGACGCCGAGGATTATTGGCAAACCTTACTTGGAGAAGATCGGGCCCAGCAGAGCCGTCGAGAAACCGTTTTTGGACAAGATCGGCTCATCTAAGACCTtggataaatttatctttgagACGCCGCGTAATGAACGCAGAAACGAGATCAGAAATGAGAGGAAGGTGAACTATACAGTGAAAAATCATGCCGGGATGAAGAATAACGTTAGCAGACATGATACCAAGGAAATGATTACTACTAAAGAAAACATCGAGAATACTGTTCAAAAGGCACTCGCTACCTCTCATTCAGAAGAGGTGCAACACAAGTCTTTGGAGACCTCAGAGGCGACCCACGAGAGAAGGCGTTCGGGTAAAGAGTTTCTGCTAAAGATGTATTCTTTCGAAACAGAGGACTTGGAGTCCACCGTTCCGACAAAGAATGCATTACGCGATTCATTCCTGGACAACGTACTGGATTCAGGCCCGAGCTCGTTACCGACAGAAAATAGCGACGAGCAGATAACGCCGAGGCCGGAATTGGAGAAGCGGCCGACCAGCGTAACCGCCGAGTTATTAAAATGCCGAGTGACTACCAGCGAGGAGATCATATCTTCGTCTATCACGTGCCTGAATTCGTCAAGCGACGCCAATAGCTGGAGCAATTCGCCGCGAAGAGCTCTGCGAGCGAAGAAGGACTCGGCCTTGAATCGCCGCAAGATATTTCAAGGTTCTTGTGAAGTCGTTCGCAGCGACGACAGCACGCCAAATTCGCCCACGAAGAGGCCTATCTCGAGCGTCTCTCCCGATCGCGAGTTTCGAAACAGCATCTTGGAGAGAGAAATTCTCTCTCCGACGAAGACCAGAAGATCGGTCGTCGAGGATATTGGCCGGATGGAGAATACGCACAGATCGATCAAAAATCACAATCAGTTCGAGAGACGAGGCATCTCCTCGGACAATCTTCTGGCAAAGGACGCTCTCTCATTTGTCACTGCCTCACGAACTATAACCGATAACATCGGAAGAACGCGGGAGATTTCGTCGGAGGATTCGCTGGCGACCCGTCGGAACGAGTATACGAAGGAGACGTTCAAACAGCTGCAGGATAAATTCAGGTTGCAGGAGATACCTATGGAGAGTTACGCGGCTTTCAAACGGCGCACTCGAGGCGCTCAGAGCGCGTTGAGTCGACACAGGCTGAATTTGTTACCAGCGGAATCCAACATAATCTTGAAGAGCACGTTCGGGACAGAAGATATTGCAAAGGCGATCGAAGATGTTGCAAAGGTTGACACAAATGCAATCGAAACTGGCGAGGAGAAACGAAATTTGAGTCGAGAGGGCACGGTGAGATCCATTTTGAGAAAACAGGAAGGGATCGATCATCCTAGTGATCATGAGTCGGACACGAATTCGTCCATCAGACGACCGAAGAGACGAATCTTTCACGAACCGTCGCAGGAAACTATGGATCTACTAACAGAGCTGCGCAAAGTGAAGAGCTTGCTAAAGACTCCGTCCTGGGAGAAGGATCTGGATCTTGATCAAAAGCCAGTGCAGATGCCGAAGCGCATTTTGCTGACGGACAAAGAATTCTGTCTTTCAGTTGAACGAGAGAACAGCGTACGACGACCATCGAGGATAATCAATTCTCTGGAGACCACGCAGGAAGGCAAGGCTACGTCGAATCGCGAGAATAAAGAAGACAAGGAAAATCAGTCGAATAGCGAGACGAAAGTCGATCGAAAATCATCCGGGCCGGCTTTGTTCGAGAAGAGATGCCTGTCATTGGATTACGCCGATGAGGAGAAGCCTCAGAAGCCAGAAGCTCGAGCGATCTCTTTGGCGTCTACGAGAGACCTGCCGTTCGAAGCAGAGGAAACCGATGACTATCCCGATCTAACGCTAAACTACGACTCGAAGAGCTGTTCCTCAGATGTCTTCAATTCCCCGTCCGAGGAGATAGATAGAAAAGTCGACGAGCTAATATCGGAACAGCCGAAGAAGCCTAGCCAGAATCACTGCGCCGAGGTAGACATCGCTATTCCGATCGATCAGAGGATCAACAATCCTAAGGGCGAAGACGTCCAAGAGCGGACCAGCGATCTCTACGAGATTATATCGCCTCGATCGACGCCGTTCCGCGTTAAGAAGCGACTCGGAAAAATCTCCGTCGAGGAGACCGTCAAGCCGGAAAATTTCACCCTCGGTTCTAAGGTCGACTGCCGGTCGGTCGTTACCCAAAAACGGACAAAGTGTGTCCCCTTATAA